In Oncorhynchus tshawytscha isolate Ot180627B linkage group LG08, Otsh_v2.0, whole genome shotgun sequence, the genomic window GACGATGATGCTCTTCTGGGAGTGGCGGCTCATCATGCGCACGGCGTGGTGGTGGGCCTTCCACAGGATGAACATGTaggcatagatgataaacagtagcagcacaCTGGTCATCCCTATCCAGAACATCAGGTACTTCACGTCGATGAGTGGGAAAATGTCAGAGCACACTGAGTTCAGTTGCTTACAGTTCCAGCCCAGTAGGGGGAGCACCGCGATGACGATTGAGATAGTCCACATCATGCAGAAGGCGATGACAGCCTTTGTCTTGGTGACAATCCGCTTGTAAGCCATGGGCCTGTGGATGGAGATGTAGCGGTCTATGGCTGTGAGAAAGAGACTGCCCACAGAGGCACTGAAAGAGGCGATGACCCCACCAAGCTTAAAGAGAAACACATTGGGGCTGTCCTTCCGGTGTAGCACATGGAAGTCCAAGAAACTGTACACAAATATGACACTGCCCAGAAGGTCGGCCACAGCCAGGCTTCCTATGAAGTGGTAGGAGGGCCGACAGCGCAGGGTGCTGGAGTGGAGGATCACACACAGTACAATAAGGTTCTCCAGCACTGTGAAGGTTCCCAGGGTGAGTGCCATGATCGCTACTACCAACTGCTGGCTGGGGGTCAGAATCATGAAGCACTCCATGTCCACAGAGTTCTCCCCACATTGGATAGAATCCCCGCCGTCCACAAAGGTCCCATTGCCAACCAGATCAGAGAAGTTGGTCTGGTAAATGGAGTTGCCATTAAAGATGAGCTCCTCGTCTCTAGCTACTCGAGGGAAGTAGTTTCTAAGTGGGGCAGAGTGAGCCTTCTCTAAATGGAATCCAGTCTTGGCGAAGCCAGACTCTATGGATGGGTCGCTGTAGCTCACATCGTTGGAGCCAAGATATTGCAAACCATTAGTTATTGTTCGGAAAGTGGTGTCAGCTATTCCATCCAGAGCAGACTTCATGGCTGTCCAGTTGGAAGGTAAATTATGTAACATAAGATGAGTATCTAGAGAAAAAAGTTCCAGACAATTTAGAAATGATCAATACTTTTTATTATTTAGTTTAATTGTGACTTGGGGGATGGCAAACGTGTATGTATTTAACTGTGGGTGATGTGGGTAGGTTGCTGGGTGACATTATTGACATCCCTGCTGTATCAGCCAGCTGACTCTCCAGCAGATGCGTCTCAGACAATAGTGAGAGAATTAACAGTCGATGACAAATTAATGAGACCCATATCTAACCTTCTGTGCTGCCCCCAggataaaaaaaacattgcatTAAGTAGCCTATGTAGGTCAATCTTTCCTTTCAATTAAGGGGTAATTACGTTTCAAAATTATGATTCAATTAATTATTCATCAAGGTAGTTATATTCTCTCAAGACAAGATTGATTTGTTGAATCAATCTATAGAACTGTACATGACTATGTTTTGCTCTCATAGATAAACAGTACATAACCCTTCCATTTGATAATTAATATATCTGTACATTTGGTTAAATTTACAATAACCTACAGGCCTATTTGACATGTTTGTTTTTCATTAATAAAAAAGTACAGGCTATTGAGAATAATTGTGATAACACTTTCATGCAGATGTTTATAGATAAGCA contains:
- the LOC112256483 gene encoding cannabinoid receptor type 1A-like encodes the protein MLHNLPSNWTAMKSALDGIADTTFRTITNGLQYLGSNDVSYSDPSIESGFAKTGFHLEKAHSAPLRNYFPRVARDEELIFNGNSIYQTNFSDLVGNGTFVDGGDSIQCGENSVDMECFMILTPSQQLVVAIMALTLGTFTVLENLIVLCVILHSSTLRCRPSYHFIGSLAVADLLGSVIFVYSFLDFHVLHRKDSPNVFLFKLGGVIASFSASVGSLFLTAIDRYISIHRPMAYKRIVTKTKAVIAFCMMWTISIVIAVLPLLGWNCKQLNSVCSDIFPLIDVKYLMFWIGMTSVLLLFIIYAYMFILWKAHHHAVRMMSRHSQKSIIVYTAHGTKVQTMRPEQARMDIRLAKTLVLILVVLVICWGPVLAIMVYDLLWKMNNFIKTVFAFCSMLCLFNSTVNPIIYALRSKDLRRAFLNICQTCRGTSQLLDNSAESDCHSRSVKGTATAYKSTVSCANTTVKLAKVTLLVSPETTASTIM